In a single window of the Terriglobia bacterium genome:
- a CDS encoding sigma 54-interacting transcriptional regulator — protein sequence MTNVVRSIDGLTYRAKQYESRPQTVTGNVKSGFVAESSVMKDILGQIRQIAEFDIPVLLLGESGTGKGIVANMIHELSSRSAECFMKINCAALPSELLESELFGYEAGAFTGASKAKTGKFEACHRGTIFLDEIAEMPIGLQAKLLHVLQDGEFCRLGSYTSTQVDVRVIAATNTTISQAIAAGTFRRDLYYRLNVYTICLPPLRERREDIPALLEHFIEYWSNQIDRPPLPVSNTLLAACMEYPWPGNIRELENFVRRYLIIGDETQALRQLQQDVTAYSAGPVPVAQPVATQPASQPGDLKEEVRRLKEGAEKMAITRALAMTGGNRTEAARILHISVRALQYKIRNFGVDNAGFRGKPAPVEEMAASFGQSA from the coding sequence GTGACCAACGTAGTGAGATCGATTGATGGACTGACATACCGCGCAAAACAGTATGAATCGCGACCGCAAACCGTGACCGGAAACGTTAAATCAGGTTTTGTTGCTGAGAGCTCGGTGATGAAGGACATCCTCGGCCAGATCCGCCAGATCGCTGAATTTGACATTCCGGTGCTGCTTTTGGGCGAGAGCGGTACCGGCAAAGGCATCGTGGCGAACATGATCCACGAATTGTCCAGCCGTTCCGCCGAATGCTTCATGAAAATCAACTGCGCGGCGCTGCCTTCGGAGCTTCTTGAGAGCGAACTTTTCGGCTATGAGGCCGGGGCCTTCACGGGAGCCAGCAAGGCTAAGACCGGCAAGTTTGAGGCCTGCCATCGAGGGACGATCTTCCTGGACGAAATTGCCGAGATGCCGATCGGCCTTCAGGCAAAACTCCTCCATGTGCTCCAGGACGGAGAATTTTGCAGGCTGGGCAGCTACACGTCAACCCAGGTGGACGTGAGGGTTATCGCTGCCACTAACACCACGATTTCCCAGGCGATTGCCGCTGGGACCTTCCGCCGCGATCTTTACTACCGGCTGAACGTCTACACCATCTGCCTGCCGCCCCTGAGGGAACGGCGGGAAGACATCCCGGCGCTGCTCGAGCACTTTATTGAGTACTGGTCCAACCAGATTGACCGTCCGCCCCTGCCGGTGTCGAACACGCTGCTCGCCGCTTGCATGGAATATCCTTGGCCGGGCAACATCCGCGAACTTGAGAACTTTGTACGCCGCTATCTGATTATCGGCGATGAGACGCAGGCCTTGCGGCAGTTGCAGCAGGATGTCACGGCCTACAGCGCCGGACCTGTGCCCGTCGCTCAGCCCGTTGCCACCCAACCCGCGTCCCAGCCAGGCGACCTGAAAGAAGAAGTCCGCCGCCTGAAAGAGGGAGCGGAGAAAATGGCCATTACCCGCGCCCTGGCAATGACGGGCGGGAACCGTACTGAAGCCGCCCGCATCTTGCACATCAGTGTCCGGGCTTTGCAGTATAAGATCCGCAACTTCGGCGTCGATAATGCAGGTTTCCGCGGAAAGCCGGCGCCGGTAGAAGAAATGGCTGCAAGCTTCGGCCAGTCGGCTTGA
- a CDS encoding response regulator transcription factor produces the protein MIGTTQSSDFSTQLSKAVVHPIRVLVADDHQIVLQGLKTLLNREGFEIVGEASDGAQAVAQALDLQPDLVVMDVSMPVMTGIEAAAQIRRAVPSAKLLLLTVHTEHRYILEALRSGARGYVLKSRATSELVEAVREILNGRIYLSPGISQTVVEAYLQQNMGETESLTRREIQVLQLVAEGKTTKEIAVTLAVSAKTADSHRSNIMHKLNLHSVADLVRYAIRRGLAQP, from the coding sequence GTGATCGGTACCACTCAATCAAGCGACTTCTCAACCCAACTTTCCAAAGCCGTCGTCCACCCCATCCGCGTACTGGTGGCGGATGACCACCAAATTGTATTGCAGGGCCTGAAGACCCTTCTGAATCGGGAAGGGTTTGAAATTGTCGGAGAAGCTTCCGATGGCGCCCAGGCCGTTGCGCAGGCGCTGGATCTGCAGCCTGATCTGGTGGTGATGGACGTCAGCATGCCGGTGATGACCGGCATCGAAGCAGCGGCACAGATTCGAAGGGCCGTACCTTCCGCCAAGCTGCTCCTGCTGACGGTGCACACGGAGCACCGATACATTCTGGAAGCCCTGCGGTCGGGCGCCCGCGGTTACGTCCTCAAGTCACGGGCGACGAGCGAGTTGGTGGAGGCGGTGCGGGAGATCCTCAACGGCAGGATTTATCTTAGTCCTGGAATTTCCCAGACGGTGGTCGAGGCCTACCTTCAGCAAAACATGGGGGAAACCGAATCGCTGACGCGCCGTGAGATCCAGGTCCTCCAACTCGTGGCGGAGGGAAAGACAACCAAAGAAATTGCGGTGACGCTGGCCGTCAGCGCCAAGACCGCGGATTCGCACCGCAGCAACATCATGCACAAGCTCAATTTGCACAGCGTAGCGGACCTGGTCCGCTACGCCATACGGCGCGGGCTGGCGCAACCCTGA